The bacterium genomic sequence AGCAGCGCGGTCCCACCGCCCAGCAGCGCCCCCTGGCCGAGGATGCCCACGTTCATGCTGTCATCCCCCGTTGCATCCAGCATAAGGCTCAACCCGAACAGGGCCGCCCCCTGGGAGGCGCAGCCCGCGCGATAGGTGTCATCGCCGCCCCGCTCGACCAGGACCGCGGCCCCGCAGGCGGCGAACCCCAGGCCGCAGCTGTCGCAGTCCCAAGAATCGTCCCCGCCGCAGTCCTCCAGCCAGAGCGCGCTTAAGCACGCCGCTCCGCCGAATCCGTGGCCTGCGCACCAGAAGTCATCTCCCTCCCGGTCCAGAACCAGCCCGGCCGCGCCGGGTTGCATCGGCTCCAGTATCAGGCTGTCCGCACCCCCGAAATCGACCAGCAGCAGCGGGGCGCCGTGGTAATTGTCCGCCCCCTCCCCCAGTAGCACAACCTGTCCCAGGGGAGTGTCCAGGCTCAGCTTTCCCCGCCCGCGCCAGGCGGAAAGCGGCACAGCGCGCCAGAGCGCGGCCGCCGAGTCCAGGCAGGCCAGGGCCGCGGCCAGTGCCCCCAGGTCGGCCCTCCGGGCCAGGCGGGTCATGCGCTCAGCCGGGAAATGCGGCCACTGGTCCGCCTCCAGCGGGAAAGAGTGGACCAGGCTGTCCAACTCGTGCACCTCGGCGGCGGAGAGGCTGTCCAAGGCCAGGTCCACGCAGCAGCGGGCGCTCCAGAGCAGGCCGAGCGACCGCCCCGCCCCGACTCCGGGCAGAAGCCGGTCCAGACTGTCCGCCGCGGAAATCAATTCTTCCGGGGGTGTCGAGACAGCCGCCGCCTGGGGGGTGATCCCGGATTCCCGGCACATCCAGGCCAGGAAATCCATCGCCCCACGGCAGCTGTCCAGCTCCGCGGCCGCCCGCAGGATATTCCCCAGGCCGCGCGCGAGGTCCTGACGCGGAACACCGTCAATCCGGGTGGAACCCAAGCTGATTTCTGTTGAAGGATTGAGGGATGGATATATCTCGTTCGGGGTCAGGCCCAACCTCGCCAGGCCCCGGGCCAGGCCGCGGGCTGCTCCCTCAGCTCCGGCTGCGTTGCGGAAAAATCCGCCCAGCAGCATAACCAGCAGGATCGCATGCAAGAGAAGCTTATTTCGCGTGGAGTGTCCCGAGGATTTTTTTGGACTGTTCGACAAGGAACGCATCCCTTTCGCTCGGGTGGGAGGTGATCGTCTCCAGGGTTGCCCTGGCGCGGGCGGTGTCCCCGGCGCCCAGGGCCACACGGGCCTCATAGAACAGCACCTGGGGATAGGTTTCGATGGAATAGTCGCCGTCCAGCTTGACCTTGACTGTATCGATCACGGCCAGACAGGAATCGCTCAGGCCGCGCCGCTGGAATTCCTGGGCCAGCTCCATCAGAGGGTCGATCGCTCCCACCTGGTGAAACAGGATGGATGCCTTCTGCAGACCGGCCGCATCACCCTTTTTCAACCCGAGGAGTCCCTCCAGGATCAGGATAGTGTTCGGAACCGTCCCGGAATAGGCCCGCTTGTACTGATCGAGCAAAGCCCCGGCCCGCTCGTAATTGCCGTTCACATAGTAGAGTTTCAGCAGGTGCTCGTACGTTTCGGGAAAATTCGGGTTGACTGCCAGGGTGCGTTCGTACCAGATGCGCGCGCTGGTGGTGTCGCGGTCAAGCTGGCTGAGCCAGCCCTGGGTGAACAGGATTTCATAGTGGCCGGGAAGAAGCTCGGCCGCCTTTGCGTTGTGCTGGATACTGTAGCCCAAGTTGGAGGCATGCTGCTTGAGTGCGTCGAAATAAAGGCTCTCTCCCCGCAGGTAGCGCCAGGGGGCGCCCAGCCCCAGCCCGACCAGCACCACGCAGGCCAGGGCCACAGTCAGGCGCACCGGGCGGCCTGCGTGGGGCAGCGGCACGGTCACCTCGCCTTTGCCCTCCGGCAACGCGCAGGCTGCCAGGCACAGTCCGGCGACACTCCAGATGAATGTGCCGCTGGTTACGGTCTGGAACGGGAACGTGAGCAGGGCGTTAAGCAGGCAGCCCGCCAGGCCGCAGAAAGCGCCCAGCAGAAGGTAGAACAGCGGCCCGCCCTGGAGCCGTCCCAGGCAGCGCCAAACGCTCCAGCCGAACATGGCCCAGAACGCCAGGAACAGGAGCAGCCCCGGCAGTCCCAGCTCTATCGCCGCCTGCAGGAACTCGTTGTGTGCCTGCCACGGCAGCAGGGCCCAGCGCTTGATCGGCGGCTCGGTCAGAAGGTGGAAAGCCTCCCAGTGCTGGGCGGTCTTGTAGCGGGGGAACTGGATCCCGAACTGGCCGATCCCGGCCCCCAGCAGCGGGCGGTCGGAGACCATCCGCAGGCCGGCCTGCAGGAACACCACCCGCGAGTAGACATCGATGTTGTGCGGGTCGGACAGGCTGGCGAAGCGGGTCTTCCAGTGCACGACACGCAGGGCTGCCTCGACGCGCGCCCGCTCCTGGAAATGTTGCCCCGTGGCGGTGAAACGGGTGAAGCCAACCAGCGCCGCCAGGGCCAGCACTATTGCCAGGACCAGGGCTTTCCAGCGACGGCCCAGCAGCGACAGAATCCGTCCGCGGTGGAACAGCAGCAGCGCCGCAGCCAGAAGGCCCAGCGCCAGGGCCATGCCCAGCAGGCTCGATCTGTTCTGCGAGCGGAAAAAACAGACCGCCTCGACCAGGAATGTCAGGCTGAACAGGACGGCCAGAAGCCTCGAACTCAGCCGTCCGGCACGCCAGGCGGCCAGCTCGGACAGCGCCGCACCCAGGCTGAGCGGGGCGGTCAGCACCAGGATATGCATCAGGAAATTGGGATTGCCCTGGTTGGAGGTCATCTCGCGGTACAGGTCGACAACGTAGTTCTCGCTGTACTGGATGAAAAAATGCGGGTAGACTGCGAGGCGCAGCGGCTTGGACCAGTCGAGCACCAGGCCCCACAGGGCGATCAGCCCGCCGGCGAAGATGATGAAATACAGCGGCGGCCGGATGTCCCGCCCGCGGTACAGCGCCCAGGCCAGCAGGCCGTAGCTCACCAATGCTCCCACCTGCAGAAGGCGCTCCAGCGCCAACGGACGGTCGCCGGCCCAGAGGACCGAGACAGCGGCCAGGACAAAAAGCGCCAGCAGCGGAAGAGCCGCGCTGGGCAGCCGCAACCGGAGCCGGTCCCGGCTCAGCAGGGACAGGGCCCCCAGCCCAAGGGCCAGGCTGGCTGCGGCCTGGGCCGCCGCCAGCTTAGGGGTCTCGAAGCCGTCGTAAAATCGCTCCGGGGCAAACAGCGTGGCCCCCGCAAGCAGCCCGGCCAGGAAAGTCCAGCGCGCCAGGGTCTCGAAACGGCCGGACCATGACCAGCCGGTGGATTCCAGGCCTGTGGCTTCTTCCGGCTGACGGCCGGCTTTATGGCGTGACATAGGTGGCGATCTCCCTCCGACTGCAGCTCTGGACTGTGTAACGGTAGTTAAATATACACACCGGCCCGGATCAGTCCAGATATTCATCCGGCGGCCGAAGCGGACAACTGTCTTGCGGCAATCCACCCGAAGGGTCAATATTAATGAGAGAACGATTCACCGAGAACGGGAGAGGGAGACCGACATGAAATGCCTGCGCGGAGATGATAAACACCTGAGCGGCAGGGCCGTGCTGCTGCTGGACCTGAAAGAACCGAAGCGCTACGGCGAGGACCAGCCCGAGATGGGCCTTCTGGCCGTGTTCTGCGCGGTCAGCGAGATGGACATGCTCGAGCTGATCGTGCACGTGATGCACATGCCGCGCGAGCACTCGCGCCTGATCTCGCGGTTCTACACCAAATATTTTCAGGAGCTGGAAAACATCAAGCGCTCGTTCCCCCAGCGCATCGCCCGGATAATCGACGAGGTGGTGGAGCAGGAGCAGGACGAGGTGCCGGGAGTGACCCTCGATGCGTTCCGCGAGATGTTCCGCCGCAACGCCGAGGTCCTGCCCGAATCCGGCCGGCCCGAGCAGAGCGAGGCCGCCGGCGGCCTGCCCCAGCCGGAGTTCTATTCCACCCTGATCCCCATGCCGGGCAAGGATTTCATCCTGCCGCTGATCGAGAGTAACGACGGGTTCGAGTTCGACGTGTTCGACCTGGACCGCACCGAGAGCGCCGAGGTGGGCCACCTGATCCTGGAGGCCCAGAGCCGCCTGTACGTGGCCGATTACATGATCCAGAAAGATCAGCAGATCGATTTCCCGCCGGAGCAGGAGAAATATGTTTCACCCTACAAAAAATACCGCGAGATGCCCAAGGAGGAGTTCAAGCGCCAGTTGGCCGAGCTGAGCAGCCAGCTGATGTTCCTGATCGAGACCAAGGCCGACACCAGCCGGGTGTTCGCCGACCTGAAGCAGATGACCAGCGGCAGCTACCTGTTGCGCGAGGTGGTGAGCCTTTACAACGTGAGCACCATCGAGGACCCCAACCGTTTCAAGATGATGGAGCTGTATTTCCGGAAGATTTTCGCCCTGGTGGATGAGGATTACCTGGGGGCCAAGGCGATCAGCGACGAGATAGAAAAGCTGAACGGGTGAGGGGTGTTCATCTTTTTAGGAATTGTTACTTAGTTGTAGTTTGTATTTTATACACACAACCCTTTAAACCGACTTTTCAAAAAGGGACTTGATTGAGCACCAGCAAGAATTTTCTCAATCAGAGTTTTGCTACACGATTCTTTTTTAATTAAATACGTTTGTGCAAGTGCATCCTGTACGGATTTAATTAGAGGATCATTTGCTTCCCGAAAGTTAACAACGGAAGCTTGGGTAATAAACGGGTGATCACCAGGCATTAGAATACAAGATTCGTCACGTTTATCTCTAAATGTAGTAACATTTACCCATAATAATCGATCCGAGTCACAATGAAGAACAATCCACAGGTGAGGAGTTTTTCCGTTGATGCGCAATGGACCGAAAAATGTATCTCCCCGCGCAAACATTAATATTTACCCAAAACATCATTTAATGCTTCAACCGATTCAATTTCCTCCCTTATCGATTCAATCTCTTCTTTTCTTTTACCTACGGCGGATAAAATGTCCTCTTCTCTGATAGGCTCACAAGAAGAACCGGGGTCTTTCCATTCAGGAATATTATCGTGGCAATATTGAATCATTTCTCCAAGTGTGTATCTGGCAAATTGAAATGACAATTTGTCAATAAGATTAATTTCAAACTCGCTCAATTCATCCGTGCCGGGATTCTTTGTAATAAATAAGTCGTATTTGCGCTTTATAATATGCGCATTCCAGACTGATTGAATCTCTTCCTGTAAAACTTGGTTTTTAATTAACTCGTATACGTTACTTAAAATAGGACCCTTTGGCAAAGAATAAAACCTGTCTCCAGAAATTGGCCTTTCAATGGTTTTCAAGGAATCCCTGTCGGCCAGATACATTAATTTGAGTAATTTAGTATAATTGAGCCCCCCCCCGTTATTCTGAATAAATCTACAAGCCATTTGCAAAGTTTTCTCAAAATCAAATCTAGATCGAATCATTTTAAACCTCCGCGATTACAGTAGAGTAGTTGCTTTTCACTTACTCCCTCAATCGCCTCCTCGACACCAATAAAGCCTTACATTATGTCTATAGATCAGGTTTTAACGCCTTCAAACATATAGATACTCGAAATTCATATCAGAATCAACATTTATTCTGTTTAATTATTTTTCGGCTGTATTAGCCCCAAGCTGAAGCTGAACTTTTCCCTTATAAGCCGTCTCTTCTGTGAATGTACAGATCGGTGCTATTTTTTTCTGCGAGAGTCTTACCGTATTTTATCGCCTCTGCCTGCTTATCGAACACCTTGGTGGCCTTGACAGACCCCGTTTTCCTGACACTCCAGCCACCGTTGCGATGTGGAGAGACATGCTGGCTATCTTGTTTCATGCTAACCTCCGAATATCTTCTTCCTCTGTGTCCAGCACCAGAACGACCCATTAATATTATAACGCGGTCTTTGAAGGTTCAACAATAATGTAAGACCTCACGAAATACTTACCGAATCTCTTGCTGGTTGTTCCCCACCCTCTTCTCTATCTCCTGTGCAATCCTGTCGCGTGTACTCATAAGAAGCGCCGGGTCGCTGCTGAACACCCGTGTCCCAGCCACCAGCTCCGCAGGCACCACGGCCTCTCCGCCCAGGCTCTTGAGCAGGGCCAGGTACTCGTAATCCTCGAATCCGTCGCGCAAGCACTCCAGCCGGACCGAGGACAGCGGGCCACCGTCCTTGTCCGGATACAGCAGATACCCGTCGCCATTGTAGTCCAGGAATGTGTTGGCCTTCCAGCCGCCGCGCAGGCCCGGCGAGCCGGTGTTGCCGTTCCAGTGGTTCGGGCACCAGTACTCGAACCCGCCCACCCCCTCTTTCCAGAGGATCCAGCCGATGATGCGCCGGTCTATGGAGGGGTATTCGAGGTAGTTGTTCGGGTGCTCGACCGGCCAGCAGCAGATCGCCATCCAGGCCTCATCCCCGGCCGCCACGCGAGCCTCAACCCCGGTGGAGTCGTACTGCTGCACGTAGACATCCCAGGTGTCGGCGAAACCGGCCATGGCGCGCACGCCCTCCGGGATGTTGAGGCACTGGATCACCTTGAGCCGCGGGTCCACGGACTTCACCAGCTCGTAGTTACGGCGGGCCAGGGGCCAGTGCTTGCGGTCCACCTCGTCGTAGTTGTACACGTAGGCCACCCCGCTGTCCAGCCAGCCGCGCGGCCCGAAACGTTTCACATATGAGGCCAGCCGCGCGCGCAGCGAGTCGAGGTAGCCGGGGGTGTACTCATCCCGGCCCGTGTCCTTGAGCGAGCGGATGTTCTCCAGGATGAAACAGTTCATGCCGCGGTCCATGCAATACTGCAGGGTCTCGTCGCTCAGGTCCAGGCGGCCGCCGGGCCCCAGGCGGTGCCGCAGCAGGATGTCATAGTAGGCGAGCCAGCGCTCGCGCTCGGCTTTCAGGTTTTCCACATCCCGCGCCCGGTCCACCTCGAACGCCGAGCTGCCATCCGTTGGCTCGACCCAGGTGAGGGTCTTGAGGCTGTGTTTCCCGGGCAGGGAGAACCCCCACACGCGGACCGTGAGCGGAAGTGCCGCCCGTCCGCCGCCCGCGCAGGTGACCTCCAGGCTGCCGTGGTACTCACCCTTGGGCGTGCCCGCGGGCACGTGCACCGTGACCCAGACCGGCTGCACCTGGCCCGAGTCCACCGGGAAAGTTTCCATATTCAGAAGAGGATCGGGCCACCAGCCCAGGGAACTGGGGTACTGCTTGCTTATGACCGTGGTCTCGATATAGCCCACCGGGTTGAGCGTGATCTCGGCAGCCGGGATCTCGCCCGCGGGGCCTTTCAACGCCGAGGCCGTGCAGCGCACCGAATCCAGGGAGCGGCGCAGGCCGTGCAGCACGAGCTGGAACGACTCGTACTCGCCGCCCGCGGCGGAGATCGCGGCGCTGTCGGCGGCCAGCGTGCTGTCCAGGGGAGAGTCGAACGGAACCCGGACCAGGCTGGAGATTGCGCTCAGACGGAACGGCGGCGCCGTGGCGGCGCAACCCAGGACAACCAGCAAGACAAGCGGCAAGGCGAAATAAAATGAGTTTTTCATTATTCGCTTCCCAAGAGTGTTAGGAGCAAATGTAAGGGCGGACCCATGCGTCCGCCCGGGCGCACACGCGGGTGCGCCCCTACACGAACAAAAATCTACTGGGCTTTCAGGCCTTTTCCGGTGACGGTCTTAAAACAGAAGCGGCACCCTCAGTTTTGCTTTCGAGAATGCCGCTTCGATATATACCACTGTCAGTGGCCGCTTATCAAGCTTTGGCTGTCCCGTTCTTGTAGAACGGTATCTTGGCCACTGTCACCTTCGCCTCGCGCTTGCCGCGCAGGCTGAGCATAAGCTCCGAGCCCGGCTCGGCCAGGACCGCGGGCAGATAGGCCGTGCCCACGCCGTAACCCAGCGACGGCGCCGGGCCGCCCGAAAGCACCGTGGCCACGGTCCGGCCCTCGTGCAGCAACTCGTAGCCCTGGCGCGGGATGTCTTTCTCCGAGGCGGTGAACCCGCGCAGACGGACTTTCAGCCCCTCCTTTTTCTGCCGCAGAAGCGCCTCGCGGCCGCAGAAAGAGGGCTTGTCCAAGTCGACCGCCCAACCCAGGCCGGCCTCCAGCGGGGTGTGGTCCGTACCCAGCTCGTGGCCGTACAGCGGGTAACCCACCTCCAGGCGCAGCGTGTCGCGCGCGCCCAGTCCGCAGGGCACGGCACCGGCCTTGACCAGCTCGCGCCAGAGAGTCACCGCGGCGCCGGATGGCACGTAGACCTCGTAGCCCAGCTCGCCGGTGTAGCCGGTGCGGCTCACGATCAGCTCCAGGCCCTTCCAGACCACTCGGCGCATCCAATAATAGGCCAGGCCCTGGAGGTTCACGTTTACCACCCGCTCCAGCATCCCGCGCGACTGCGGACCCTGCAGGGCGATCAGAGCAAACTTGTCGGAATCGTCGTACAGCTCGGCCCCGGCCCGGGCGGCTGCCTGCGCGATCCGGGCGAAATCGGCCTCGCGGTTGGCGGCGTTGACCACGATCAGCCAGTGGTCCGGCTGACGGCCGACCAGAAGGTCTTCCAGCACGCCGCCCTGCTCGTTCAGCATCAGGGTGTAGAGCCAGTGGCCCTCGGTCAGTGCGCTGGCCCGGCCGGTGAACAGCCCGTCCAGGGCCTCGGCCGCCCGCGCGCCCTCCATCCGGTAGCGTCCCATGTGGGAAACATCGAAAATGCCAGCCGCGGACCGCACGGCGCGGTGTTCCTCCAGGATGCCGGAGAAGCTGACCGCCATCTCCCAGCCGGCGAACGGCACCAGACGGCCCCCGGCCTGACGCTGGGCCTCGAACAATGGTGTACGTTTCAATTCACTCATTTTCCAGCCTCCCGTACCAGACGCTCGGCCAGGGCCGGGTCCATCAGACTGAGGATCACGGCTTTCTGGGCGTGCAGACGGTTCTCGGCCTGATCGAACACCCGGCTGTGCGGACCGTCGATCACCTCATCCGTGATCTCCTCCCCGCGGTGCGCGGGCAGGCAGTGCAGCACATAATGTTCCTTCGCGGCCAGGGACAGGAGCTGCGCGTTGACCTGGAAGCTCCGGAAAGCCTGCTCGCGGTTCTGTTTCTCGGCCTCCTGGCCCATGCTGGTCCAGACATCCGTGTAGATGAAATCGGCCCCGCGTACAGCCTCGGCCGGATCGTGGCAGACTGTCAACCGTCCTCCCGAGGCGGCGCAGAGAGTGCGCGCCCGCGCGACAAAACACTCCCTCGGGGCATAGCCCGGCGGGTTGGCCACGGCCAGGTCCAGACCAAGGGCGCCGCAGATCAAGAGCAGCGAGTTGCAGACATTGTTCCCATCGCCGATGAAAGCCAGCCGCACGTGCGGAAAACGCGGGCCTGCCAGCTCGCACACGGTCTGAATGTCGGCCACGGCCTGGCAGGGGTGCTCCATGTCGCAGAGGCCGTTGATCAGCGGCAGGCGCATGTTGGCGGCTAACTCGCGCACGGTGGCGTTCTTGTAGACCCGGGCGACCACGATATCGACCCAGCGCTCCAGGTTGCGCGCCAGATCGGGCACGCTCTCGCGCCCTCCCAGGCGCACTCCGGGGGGCTGGCCCTCCAAGGCATGCCCGCCCAGTTCGACCATCGCCAGCTCGAACGTGACCCGCGTGCGCAGGCTGGGCTTCTCGAAGATCATGGCCATGCTGCGGCCGGCCAGGGGACGGATGTCGCGCGCACTCTTACGTACGGACTTGAGCCAGCCGGCCAGGAGGATAAGGTCGTGCAACTGCGTTGGAGTGAAATCGTCAATGGAAACAAAGTCTTTTTTCATCACTCTTCCCGTCTGTCTCAGGGTGACGGCAAAGGCCCGCAGGGAAGTGGCGGGCTTACAGTATGTACTTGCGAAGGTCCTCGTCCTGGACCAGCTTTTCCAGGCGCTGGCGGACCGTGTCGCGACTGATCGAAACGTAGCGCTCGGGCTTGTCCGGCAGGTCGAACAGCAGTTGCTCCATCAGCGAGAACATCACCGTGTGCAACCGCCGCGCCCCGATGTTCTCCAGGCGCTGGTTCAGCAGGAACGCCATCCGGGCGATCTCGCGGATCGCATCCTGCGAATAGGTCACCTCGGCGCCCTCGGTGCGCAGCAGCTCCTGGTATTGCTTGATCAACGCGTTCTTAGGCTCGGTGAGGATGCGGACAAAGTCCTCCTCGGTCAGCGACTCCAGCTCCACCCGGATCGGGAACCGTCCCTGCAGCTCAGGGATCATGTCGCTGGGCTTGGACTGGTGGAACGCCCCGGCGGCGATGAACAGAATGTGATCGGTGCGCACCAGACCGTACTTGGTCGGCACGTTGGAGCCCTCGACAATGGGCAGAA encodes the following:
- a CDS encoding O-antigen ligase family protein, giving the protein MSRHKAGRQPEEATGLESTGWSWSGRFETLARWTFLAGLLAGATLFAPERFYDGFETPKLAAAQAAASLALGLGALSLLSRDRLRLRLPSAALPLLALFVLAAVSVLWAGDRPLALERLLQVGALVSYGLLAWALYRGRDIRPPLYFIIFAGGLIALWGLVLDWSKPLRLAVYPHFFIQYSENYVVDLYREMTSNQGNPNFLMHILVLTAPLSLGAALSELAAWRAGRLSSRLLAVLFSLTFLVEAVCFFRSQNRSSLLGMALALGLLAAALLLFHRGRILSLLGRRWKALVLAIVLALAALVGFTRFTATGQHFQERARVEAALRVVHWKTRFASLSDPHNIDVYSRVVFLQAGLRMVSDRPLLGAGIGQFGIQFPRYKTAQHWEAFHLLTEPPIKRWALLPWQAHNEFLQAAIELGLPGLLLFLAFWAMFGWSVWRCLGRLQGGPLFYLLLGAFCGLAGCLLNALLTFPFQTVTSGTFIWSVAGLCLAACALPEGKGEVTVPLPHAGRPVRLTVALACVVLVGLGLGAPWRYLRGESLYFDALKQHASNLGYSIQHNAKAAELLPGHYEILFTQGWLSQLDRDTTSARIWYERTLAVNPNFPETYEHLLKLYYVNGNYERAGALLDQYKRAYSGTVPNTILILEGLLGLKKGDAAGLQKASILFHQVGAIDPLMELAQEFQRRGLSDSCLAVIDTVKVKLDGDYSIETYPQVLFYEARVALGAGDTARARATLETITSHPSERDAFLVEQSKKILGTLHAK
- a CDS encoding SocA family protein, with translation MIRSRFDFEKTLQMACRFIQNNGGGLNYTKLLKLMYLADRDSLKTIERPISGDRFYSLPKGPILSNVYELIKNQVLQEEIQSVWNAHIIKRKYDLFITKNPGTDELSEFEINLIDKLSFQFARYTLGEMIQYCHDNIPEWKDPGSSCEPIREEDILSAVGKRKEEIESIREEIESVEALNDVLGKY
- a CDS encoding DUF2188 domain-containing protein translates to MKQDSQHVSPHRNGGWSVRKTGSVKATKVFDKQAEAIKYGKTLAEKNSTDLYIHRRDGL
- a CDS encoding DUF4091 domain-containing protein, which codes for MKNSFYFALPLVLLVVLGCAATAPPFRLSAISSLVRVPFDSPLDSTLAADSAAISAAGGEYESFQLVLHGLRRSLDSVRCTASALKGPAGEIPAAEITLNPVGYIETTVISKQYPSSLGWWPDPLLNMETFPVDSGQVQPVWVTVHVPAGTPKGEYHGSLEVTCAGGGRAALPLTVRVWGFSLPGKHSLKTLTWVEPTDGSSAFEVDRARDVENLKAERERWLAYYDILLRHRLGPGGRLDLSDETLQYCMDRGMNCFILENIRSLKDTGRDEYTPGYLDSLRARLASYVKRFGPRGWLDSGVAYVYNYDEVDRKHWPLARRNYELVKSVDPRLKVIQCLNIPEGVRAMAGFADTWDVYVQQYDSTGVEARVAAGDEAWMAICCWPVEHPNNYLEYPSIDRRIIGWILWKEGVGGFEYWCPNHWNGNTGSPGLRGGWKANTFLDYNGDGYLLYPDKDGGPLSSVRLECLRDGFEDYEYLALLKSLGGEAVVPAELVAGTRVFSSDPALLMSTRDRIAQEIEKRVGNNQQEIR
- the gcvT gene encoding glycine cleavage system aminomethyltransferase GcvT, which translates into the protein MSELKRTPLFEAQRQAGGRLVPFAGWEMAVSFSGILEEHRAVRSAAGIFDVSHMGRYRMEGARAAEALDGLFTGRASALTEGHWLYTLMLNEQGGVLEDLLVGRQPDHWLIVVNAANREADFARIAQAAARAGAELYDDSDKFALIALQGPQSRGMLERVVNVNLQGLAYYWMRRVVWKGLELIVSRTGYTGELGYEVYVPSGAAVTLWRELVKAGAVPCGLGARDTLRLEVGYPLYGHELGTDHTPLEAGLGWAVDLDKPSFCGREALLRQKKEGLKVRLRGFTASEKDIPRQGYELLHEGRTVATVLSGGPAPSLGYGVGTAYLPAVLAEPGSELMLSLRGKREAKVTVAKIPFYKNGTAKA
- the argF gene encoding ornithine carbamoyltransferase, with product MKKDFVSIDDFTPTQLHDLILLAGWLKSVRKSARDIRPLAGRSMAMIFEKPSLRTRVTFELAMVELGGHALEGQPPGVRLGGRESVPDLARNLERWVDIVVARVYKNATVRELAANMRLPLINGLCDMEHPCQAVADIQTVCELAGPRFPHVRLAFIGDGNNVCNSLLLICGALGLDLAVANPPGYAPRECFVARARTLCAASGGRLTVCHDPAEAVRGADFIYTDVWTSMGQEAEKQNREQAFRSFQVNAQLLSLAAKEHYVLHCLPAHRGEEITDEVIDGPHSRVFDQAENRLHAQKAVILSLMDPALAERLVREAGK